One Cellulomonas sp. Y8 DNA segment encodes these proteins:
- a CDS encoding PadR family transcriptional regulator: protein MTEDREWPGEWLRGVLPQAVLRVLDDGPTYGYALAARLAEAGIGDIKGGTLYPLLGRLEAAGHLTVEWRAGDGGPGRKYYEITPEGRRHLHDLVGRWRRFAAVVDTHLTAPPPGREDTRA from the coding sequence GTGACCGAGGACCGGGAGTGGCCGGGCGAGTGGCTCCGCGGAGTGCTCCCCCAGGCGGTGCTGCGCGTGCTCGACGACGGGCCCACCTACGGGTACGCCCTCGCGGCGCGCCTGGCGGAGGCCGGCATCGGCGACATCAAGGGCGGCACGCTCTACCCGCTGCTCGGACGCCTGGAGGCCGCCGGCCACCTGACCGTCGAGTGGCGCGCCGGCGACGGCGGCCCGGGCCGCAAGTACTACGAGATCACCCCGGAGGGGCGGCGCCACCTGCACGACCTCGTGGGGCGTTGGCGGCGGTTCGCCGCGGTCGTGGACACCCACCTGACCGCACCGCCTCCCGGACGAGAGGACACCCGTGCCTGA
- the nrdI gene encoding class Ib ribonucleoside-diphosphate reductase assembly flavoprotein NrdI — MSSLVYFSSVSENTRRFVDKLDIDATRIPLRPSEPFLHVRDPYVLVVPTYGGGNEGGAVPRQVVKFLNDATNRSLIRGVIAAGNTNFGAHYCMAGDIIAAKCQVPYLYAFELMGTTEDVRRVREGWGRFWQRHSPTPA; from the coding sequence ATGAGCTCCCTGGTCTACTTCTCCTCCGTCTCGGAGAACACCCGCCGGTTCGTCGACAAGCTGGACATCGACGCCACGCGGATCCCGCTCCGTCCGTCGGAGCCGTTCCTGCACGTGCGGGACCCCTATGTCCTGGTGGTCCCCACGTACGGCGGCGGCAACGAGGGCGGCGCGGTCCCGCGGCAGGTCGTCAAGTTCCTCAACGACGCGACCAACCGCTCCCTGATCCGCGGCGTCATCGCGGCGGGGAACACCAACTTCGGCGCGCACTACTGCATGGCCGGAGACATCATCGCGGCGAAGTGTCAGGTCCCGTACCTGTACGCCTTCGAGCTCATGGGAACGACCGAGGACGTGCGACGCGTCCGAGAGGGATGGGGACGATTTTGGCAGCGACACTCACCGACGCCGGCATGA
- a CDS encoding TetR/AcrR family transcriptional regulator, translating into MTSTEPAPARTRRVDPGRRDRIIDACIEVIATDGVDGTSHRRVAEAAGVPLGSMTYHFTGREELLREAFTRFAQTVADRVTARMQAVPAGDVEAGIRAVVDSILQDVFPTSRELVLTHELYTLAARDASYRTLTHTWMRGSRAALERCFDPVTARVLDALVEGMTIHRALDNEPHDDADVELAVRRIVRA; encoded by the coding sequence ATGACGTCGACCGAGCCCGCGCCCGCCCGCACCCGTCGCGTCGACCCCGGCCGGCGCGACCGGATCATCGACGCCTGCATCGAGGTGATCGCGACGGACGGCGTGGACGGCACCTCGCACCGCCGCGTCGCCGAGGCCGCGGGCGTGCCGCTGGGCTCGATGACGTACCACTTCACCGGGCGCGAGGAGCTGCTCCGGGAGGCGTTCACCCGGTTCGCGCAGACGGTCGCGGACCGGGTGACCGCCCGGATGCAGGCGGTCCCGGCGGGGGACGTCGAGGCCGGGATCCGCGCGGTCGTGGACTCGATCCTGCAGGACGTGTTCCCGACGTCGCGCGAGCTGGTCCTGACCCACGAGCTGTACACGCTGGCCGCCCGGGACGCGTCCTACCGCACCCTCACGCACACCTGGATGCGCGGCAGCCGGGCGGCGCTCGAGCGGTGCTTCGACCCGGTGACGGCGCGCGTCCTGGACGCCCTGGTGGAGGGCATGACGATCCACCGGGCGCTCGACAACGAGCCGCACGACGACGCCGACGTCGAGCTGGCCGTCCGCCGCATCGTGCGCGCCTGA
- the nrdH gene encoding glutaredoxin-like protein NrdH, with amino-acid sequence MTITVYSKPSCVQCNATYRAMDKAGLQYEVVDITEDADARDYVMSLGHLQAPVVVADGNHWSGYRPDQIKALADRAAVSVA; translated from the coding sequence ATGACCATCACCGTCTACAGCAAGCCGTCCTGCGTCCAGTGCAACGCGACCTACCGCGCCATGGACAAGGCCGGCCTGCAGTACGAGGTCGTGGACATCACGGAGGACGCCGACGCGCGTGACTACGTCATGTCCCTCGGCCACCTGCAGGCCCCGGTCGTCGTGGCCGACGGCAACCACTGGTCGGGCTACCGCCCGGACCAGATCAAGGCGCTCGCCGACCGCGCCGCGGTCTCCGTCGCCTGA
- the nrdE gene encoding class 1b ribonucleoside-diphosphate reductase subunit alpha, with translation MTDATEVITITPEMDYHSLNAMLNLYGANGEIQFDKDREAARQYFLQHVNQNTVFFHDLEEKLEYLVEHKYYEADVLAQYSPEFVKALFKHAYSKKFRFQTFLGAFKYYTSYTLKTFDGKRYLERFEDRVAMVSLALAEGDETFALQLVDEIVSGRFQPATPTFLNLGKAQRGEPVSCFLLRIEDNMESIARGINSALQLSKRGGGVALLLSNIREHGAPIKHIENQSSGVIPVMKLLEDSFSYANQLGARQGAGAVYLHAHHPDIMRFLDTKRENADEKIRIKTLSLGVVIPDITFELAKNNEDMYLFSPYDVERVYGKPFADVNVSENYRAMVDNGQIRKQKIKARDFFQTLAELQFESGYPYILFEDTANKANPIKGKITHSNLCSEILQVSTPSTFNEDLSYDHVGRDISCNLGSMNIALAMDSPDFGRSVETAIRALTAVSDQTDIESVPSVKRANRGGHAIGLGQMNLHGFLARERIFYGSEEGLDFTNIYFYTVAYHAIRASNLLAKERGQAFAGFEDSKYATGEYFQKYIEGTWVPKTARVAELFATSGVHIPTQDDWRELAESVREHGIYNQNLQAVPPTGSISYINNSTSSIHPIASKIEIRKEGKLGRVYYPAPFMTNDNLEYYDDAYEIGYEKIIDTYAEATQHVDQGLSLTLFFKDTATTRDINKAQIYAWRKGIKTIYYIRLRQMALEGTEVEGCVSCML, from the coding sequence ATGACCGACGCGACCGAGGTCATCACCATCACGCCCGAGATGGACTACCACTCGCTCAACGCGATGCTGAACCTCTACGGCGCGAACGGGGAGATCCAGTTCGACAAGGACCGGGAGGCGGCGCGGCAGTACTTCCTGCAGCACGTCAACCAGAACACGGTCTTCTTCCACGACCTGGAGGAGAAGCTCGAGTACCTGGTCGAGCACAAGTACTACGAGGCGGACGTCCTCGCGCAGTACAGCCCGGAGTTCGTCAAGGCGCTGTTCAAGCACGCCTACTCGAAGAAGTTCCGCTTCCAGACCTTCCTGGGCGCCTTCAAGTACTACACCTCGTACACGCTGAAGACGTTCGACGGCAAGCGGTACCTGGAGCGCTTCGAGGACCGCGTCGCGATGGTGTCGCTCGCGCTCGCCGAGGGTGACGAGACCTTCGCGCTGCAGCTCGTCGACGAGATCGTGTCCGGCCGCTTCCAGCCGGCGACCCCGACGTTCCTCAACCTCGGCAAGGCGCAGCGCGGCGAGCCCGTGTCCTGCTTCCTGCTGCGCATCGAGGACAACATGGAGTCGATCGCCCGCGGCATCAACTCCGCCCTGCAGCTGTCCAAGCGCGGCGGCGGCGTGGCCCTGCTGCTCTCGAACATCCGCGAGCACGGCGCGCCGATCAAGCACATCGAGAACCAGTCGTCCGGCGTCATCCCCGTGATGAAGCTGCTCGAGGACTCCTTCTCCTACGCGAACCAGCTGGGTGCCCGCCAGGGCGCCGGTGCCGTCTACCTGCACGCGCACCACCCGGACATCATGCGGTTCCTCGACACCAAGCGGGAGAACGCGGACGAGAAGATCCGCATCAAGACCCTGTCGCTCGGCGTCGTCATCCCGGACATCACGTTCGAGCTGGCCAAGAACAACGAGGACATGTACCTGTTCTCGCCGTACGACGTCGAGCGCGTCTACGGCAAGCCGTTCGCGGACGTGAACGTCTCCGAGAACTACCGCGCGATGGTCGACAACGGCCAGATCCGCAAGCAGAAGATCAAGGCCCGCGACTTCTTCCAGACGCTGGCCGAGCTGCAGTTCGAGTCGGGCTACCCGTACATCCTGTTCGAGGACACGGCCAACAAGGCCAACCCGATCAAGGGCAAGATCACGCACTCGAACCTGTGCTCGGAGATCCTGCAGGTCTCGACGCCCTCGACCTTCAACGAGGACCTGTCGTACGACCACGTCGGCCGCGACATCTCCTGCAACCTCGGCTCGATGAACATCGCGCTCGCGATGGACTCGCCGGACTTCGGCCGCTCGGTCGAGACCGCGATCCGCGCGCTCACCGCGGTGTCCGACCAGACCGACATCGAGTCGGTGCCGTCCGTGAAGCGGGCGAACCGCGGCGGCCACGCCATCGGCCTCGGGCAGATGAACCTGCACGGGTTCCTGGCGCGCGAGCGGATCTTCTACGGGTCCGAGGAGGGCCTGGACTTCACGAACATCTACTTCTACACGGTGGCGTACCACGCCATCCGCGCCTCGAACCTGCTCGCCAAGGAGCGGGGCCAGGCGTTCGCCGGCTTCGAGGACTCGAAGTACGCGACCGGCGAGTACTTCCAGAAGTACATCGAGGGCACCTGGGTGCCGAAGACCGCCCGCGTCGCCGAGCTGTTCGCCACCTCCGGCGTGCACATCCCGACGCAGGACGACTGGCGGGAGCTGGCGGAGTCGGTGCGCGAGCACGGCATCTACAACCAGAACCTCCAGGCGGTCCCGCCGACGGGCTCGATCTCGTACATCAACAACTCGACGTCGTCGATCCACCCGATCGCGTCGAAGATCGAGATCCGCAAGGAGGGCAAGCTCGGCCGCGTGTACTACCCGGCGCCGTTCATGACGAACGACAACCTGGAGTACTACGACGACGCGTACGAGATCGGCTACGAGAAGATCATCGACACGTACGCCGAGGCCACGCAGCACGTGGACCAGGGCCTGTCGCTGACGCTGTTCTTCAAGGACACCGCCACCACCCGCGACATCAACAAGGCGCAGATCTACGCCTGGCGCAAGGGCATCAAGACGATCTACTACATCCGCCTGCGGCAGATGGCGCTCGAGGGCACCGAGGTCGAGGGCTGCGTCTCCTGCATGCTCTGA
- a CDS encoding YihY/virulence factor BrkB family protein, with protein MLLVLVLAGLAVAVMSRRSAWVRDRLPVPATTILAWCAAGAVGLGLADVGGGTGRTVLSGAVAVVVGVLAVAAAGWLVGLARPRLARRRARRAGGPPVAQRAVALADRHPLTVRGWGVASLAVRSVVRSGEVRITGLAAEMTYYALISLVPIATALGASLGYLRPLLGDEQVDEIRTSVVDGLATVFAQQVASDVLAPLVDGLLDERRGGFALGALAVTLYLASRVFRAAVRALDDAYRVESRQNVVTQYLLGFAFTVGALVTLVTVLLLVVVGPLLGGGDALAARLGLGDAFRAAWSVLRWPAVLVLGGAFLTLLYRYAPNVVSTWRRCLPGAVAGTLGVLLVSTGFVAYVAVAVPDTPGADAGSAAVVQAAAQMLGLVLAAALWIWLSSIAVLLGGVLNAEVDAARPRARRAEAGAPVAGAPGA; from the coding sequence GTGCTCCTCGTCCTCGTGCTCGCCGGCCTCGCCGTCGCCGTGATGTCGCGGCGCTCCGCGTGGGTGCGGGACCGGCTGCCCGTGCCGGCGACGACGATCCTGGCGTGGTGCGCGGCGGGGGCCGTCGGCCTCGGGCTGGCGGACGTCGGCGGGGGGACGGGGCGCACCGTGCTCTCCGGCGCCGTCGCGGTCGTGGTCGGGGTGCTGGCCGTCGCCGCGGCGGGGTGGCTCGTCGGCCTCGCGCGCCCGCGCCTGGCCCGCCGCCGGGCGCGGCGCGCCGGTGGCCCGCCGGTGGCGCAGCGGGCGGTCGCGCTGGCCGACCGGCACCCGCTGACGGTGCGCGGGTGGGGCGTCGCCTCCCTCGCGGTGCGCTCGGTCGTGCGGTCGGGCGAGGTGCGGATCACCGGTCTGGCCGCCGAGATGACCTACTACGCCCTGATCTCGCTGGTGCCGATCGCCACGGCGCTCGGCGCGAGCCTCGGGTACCTGCGGCCGCTGCTCGGCGACGAGCAGGTGGACGAGATCCGCACGAGCGTCGTGGACGGCCTCGCGACGGTGTTCGCGCAGCAGGTGGCGAGCGACGTGCTGGCGCCGCTCGTCGACGGCCTCCTGGACGAGCGGCGCGGCGGGTTCGCCCTCGGGGCGCTCGCCGTGACGCTGTACCTGGCGAGCCGGGTGTTCCGCGCCGCGGTGCGGGCGCTCGACGACGCCTACCGCGTGGAGTCCCGGCAGAACGTCGTGACGCAGTACCTGCTCGGTTTCGCGTTCACGGTCGGCGCGCTGGTCACGCTCGTGACGGTGCTCCTGCTGGTCGTCGTCGGGCCGCTGCTGGGCGGGGGCGACGCGCTCGCGGCGCGTCTGGGCCTCGGGGACGCGTTCCGCGCGGCCTGGTCGGTGCTCCGCTGGCCGGCGGTGCTCGTGCTGGGCGGGGCGTTCCTCACCCTGCTGTACCGGTACGCGCCGAATGTCGTCAGCACCTGGCGGCGCTGCCTGCCCGGCGCGGTGGCCGGGACGCTCGGCGTGCTGCTGGTCTCGACCGGGTTCGTGGCCTACGTCGCCGTGGCGGTGCCGGACACGCCCGGTGCCGACGCCGGGAGCGCGGCCGTCGTCCAGGCCGCCGCGCAGATGCTGGGCCTCGTCCTGGCGGCCGCGCTGTGGATCTGGCTGTCGAGCATCGCGGTGCTGCTGGGCGGCGTGCTGAACGCCGAGGTGGACGCCGCGCGGCCTCGGGCGCGCCGCGCGGAGGCCGGCGCGCCGGTCGCCGGCGCACCCGGCGCCTGA
- a CDS encoding DedA family protein, giving the protein MNLLDPGSLLTAFGVGGIFVILLLETGLLVGFLLPGDTLLLAAGVFAAGPDPRLPLAGVLLAATAGALLGAQGGYLLGRAGGRWVTRTSPDGRLHAALDRAGAMVERYGTARTIVLARFIPVVRTVINPLAGMTQVPARTFTVWQVVGGAVWACAIPLAGWALGTRVPGLERYVTGLVVVAVGLTAVTSLVQWLRTRRRAGVATDDVAGGR; this is encoded by the coding sequence GTGAACCTCCTCGACCCCGGCAGCCTCCTCACGGCGTTCGGGGTCGGCGGGATCTTCGTGATCCTGCTCCTCGAGACCGGCCTGCTCGTCGGGTTCCTGCTGCCGGGCGACACGCTGCTCCTGGCCGCGGGCGTGTTCGCCGCCGGTCCCGATCCGCGCCTCCCGCTGGCGGGCGTGCTGCTCGCCGCGACCGCCGGCGCGCTGCTCGGCGCCCAGGGCGGCTACCTGCTCGGCCGCGCGGGCGGGCGGTGGGTCACCCGGACCTCCCCCGACGGGCGGCTGCACGCGGCGCTCGACCGCGCCGGCGCGATGGTCGAGCGGTACGGGACGGCGCGCACGATCGTGCTGGCGCGGTTCATCCCGGTCGTCCGGACGGTGATCAACCCGCTCGCCGGCATGACGCAGGTCCCGGCGCGCACCTTCACGGTGTGGCAGGTCGTGGGCGGCGCCGTGTGGGCGTGCGCGATCCCGCTGGCCGGCTGGGCGCTCGGTACCCGGGTGCCCGGGCTCGAGCGCTACGTCACCGGGCTGGTGGTCGTCGCGGTCGGGCTCACCGCGGTGACGAGCCTGGTGCAGTGGCTGCGGACGCGCCGCCGCGCGGGCGTCGCGACGGACGACGTCGCGGGCGGGCGGTAG
- a CDS encoding zinc-binding dehydrogenase — MRATFLYGAGDVRVEQTPEPVIQQPTDAIVRTVRACVCGSDLHPYHSMPASERGQSMGHELIGVVEETGSAVTSVKKGDFVIAPFAFSDNTCPICRDGFQTACPHGGFYATPQTNGLQAELSRIPLADGSLVVVPDVDPAAADESLLASLLTLSDVYLTGYHAAHMGRVEPGKSVTVIGDGAVGLSAVLAAKQLGAERIVLMGRHAARTDLGRELGATDVVAERGEEGVARVLDLTGGEGTHVVLEAVGHMPAYEQAYGVARSGGVISRVGVPQYEDAPVGFGSLFGRNITLNGGPAPVRAYLEDAIRQVLDGTIEPGRVFDRTLSLDDAAEGYRAMDAREALKVMLRP; from the coding sequence ATGCGTGCCACCTTCCTGTACGGCGCGGGCGACGTCCGCGTCGAGCAGACCCCCGAGCCCGTCATCCAGCAGCCCACCGACGCGATCGTCCGCACGGTCCGCGCGTGCGTCTGCGGCTCGGACCTGCACCCGTACCACTCGATGCCCGCCTCCGAGCGCGGCCAGTCGATGGGCCACGAGCTGATCGGCGTCGTCGAGGAGACCGGCTCGGCCGTCACCTCGGTGAAGAAGGGCGACTTCGTCATCGCCCCGTTCGCGTTCAGCGACAACACCTGCCCGATCTGCCGCGACGGCTTCCAGACCGCGTGCCCGCACGGCGGGTTCTACGCCACCCCGCAGACGAACGGCCTGCAGGCCGAGCTGTCCCGCATCCCGCTGGCCGACGGCAGCCTCGTCGTGGTCCCGGACGTGGACCCCGCGGCCGCGGACGAGTCGCTGCTCGCCTCGCTGCTCACCCTGTCGGACGTGTACCTGACCGGCTACCACGCCGCGCACATGGGCCGGGTCGAGCCCGGGAAGTCGGTCACCGTGATCGGTGACGGCGCGGTCGGCCTCTCCGCCGTGCTCGCCGCGAAGCAGCTCGGCGCGGAGCGGATCGTCCTGATGGGCCGGCACGCCGCGCGCACCGACCTGGGCCGCGAGCTCGGCGCCACCGACGTGGTCGCCGAGCGCGGCGAGGAGGGCGTCGCGCGCGTCCTCGACCTGACCGGCGGCGAGGGCACGCACGTCGTGCTGGAGGCCGTCGGGCACATGCCCGCGTACGAGCAGGCCTACGGCGTCGCGCGGTCCGGCGGCGTGATCTCCCGCGTCGGCGTCCCGCAGTACGAGGACGCGCCGGTCGGGTTCGGGTCGCTGTTCGGCCGGAACATCACGCTCAACGGCGGTCCCGCTCCCGTCCGCGCGTACCTGGAGGACGCGATCCGGCAGGTCCTGGACGGGACGATCGAGCCCGGCCGGGTGTTCGACCGGACCCTGTCGCTCGACGACGCCGCCGAGGGCTACCGGGCCATGGACGCGCGCGAGGCGCTCAAGGTCATGCTCCGCCCCTGA
- a CDS encoding TIR domain-containing protein yields the protein MATRINTAQLQAQMRAAQQRARMAQQRAVRQLQAEVDRVNRQNQRAIDEHNRRVRQHNAAVQRQVDAQNREIARVNAHNSRVNAQNRQADARNRATVSELNRRLRSAASAGPVYTPSERSLADRVQEHAAQLPDREHDAFLSYAQIDGQEVGAALYRALTDIFGVDVWFDEVGIKPGVSQSRQMDRGLASARSGIALLTPAYLAGRFWTERELGALLHKPMLIPVLHNVTFEQVAEYSGFLPDLAGFETARDSIEVIAEKIAAAVLPPDPISGT from the coding sequence ATGGCCACGAGGATCAACACTGCACAGCTGCAGGCGCAAATGCGCGCCGCTCAGCAGCGCGCGCGAATGGCTCAGCAGCGCGCCGTCAGGCAGCTGCAAGCCGAGGTCGACCGCGTCAACCGCCAGAACCAGCGCGCCATCGACGAGCACAATCGGCGGGTGCGGCAGCACAACGCCGCGGTCCAGCGGCAGGTCGACGCGCAGAACCGTGAGATCGCTCGTGTCAACGCGCACAACAGCCGCGTCAACGCGCAGAACCGCCAGGCCGACGCCCGTAACCGGGCGACGGTGAGCGAGCTGAACCGCCGGCTCCGGTCTGCGGCTTCCGCCGGGCCCGTTTACACCCCCTCTGAGCGCTCTCTTGCGGACCGCGTCCAGGAGCACGCCGCCCAGCTGCCGGACCGCGAGCACGACGCGTTCCTCAGCTACGCGCAGATCGACGGACAGGAGGTCGGTGCCGCGCTGTACCGTGCCCTCACGGACATCTTCGGTGTCGACGTGTGGTTCGACGAGGTCGGGATCAAGCCCGGTGTCAGCCAGTCCCGTCAGATGGACAGGGGCCTCGCCTCCGCGCGGTCCGGCATCGCCTTGCTCACCCCCGCTTACCTCGCCGGCCGGTTCTGGACCGAGCGGGAACTCGGCGCTCTCCTGCACAAGCCGATGCTGATCCCCGTCCTGCACAACGTGACCTTCGAGCAGGTCGCCGAGTACAGCGGCTTCCTGCCCGACCTCGCCGGCTTCGAGACCGCCCGTGACAGCATCGAGGTCATCGCTGAGAAGATCGCCGCGGCCGTCCTGCCCCCGGACCCGATCAGCGGCACCTGA
- a CDS encoding Type 1 glutamine amidotransferase-like domain-containing protein encodes MPSLLLLSLGHGAVPAFLADRAPADHPLTLGYVPDAARADAAAPWAVAERDRVVGLGHAVVDVRLTGATAQQVADALDGVDALYVAGGNTFALLDALRASGADAVVAERVRGGLPYIGSSAGSIVAGPSTEPATLMDDPAEASGLTDRRGLGLTDAVVVPHADGKLPPYPLELIGRTLDRYGSDHELVPLCDDEALLITGPGWKVVASA; translated from the coding sequence GTGCCTTCCCTGCTGCTGCTCTCCCTCGGCCACGGCGCCGTGCCCGCCTTCCTCGCCGACCGCGCGCCCGCGGACCACCCGCTGACCCTCGGCTACGTCCCCGACGCGGCCCGCGCCGACGCGGCCGCGCCGTGGGCCGTCGCCGAGCGGGACCGGGTCGTCGGCCTCGGGCACGCGGTGGTCGACGTCCGCCTCACCGGTGCGACGGCGCAGCAGGTGGCCGACGCCCTCGACGGCGTCGACGCGCTCTACGTCGCCGGCGGCAACACGTTCGCCCTGCTCGACGCGCTGCGTGCCTCCGGGGCCGACGCGGTGGTCGCCGAGCGCGTCCGCGGCGGGCTGCCCTACATCGGCTCCAGCGCGGGGTCGATCGTCGCCGGGCCGAGCACCGAGCCGGCGACGCTCATGGACGACCCGGCCGAGGCTTCGGGCCTGACCGACCGGCGCGGCCTCGGGCTGACGGACGCGGTCGTGGTGCCGCACGCCGACGGGAAGCTGCCGCCGTACCCGCTGGAGCTGATCGGCCGGACGCTCGACCGGTACGGCTCGGACCACGAGCTGGTCCCGCTGTGCGACGACGAGGCGCTGCTGATCACCGGGCCCGGGTGGAAGGTCGTCGCCTCGGCCTGA
- a CDS encoding sugar O-acetyltransferase encodes MTTDHFAGDPRTNHERMLAGDLYIADDPTIAAAQKKAVQTAARFAAAYADDPDAGQAVLAELFGGVGEGTHVRAPVHVDYGDRITVGARTFVNMGLTALDVAPITIGDDCQIGPHVQLLTPTHPVEPQPRRDKLEAAKPIVIGDNVWLGGGVIVCPGVTIGENSVVGAGSVVTKDVPPNVVAVGNPARVIREII; translated from the coding sequence ATGACGACCGACCACTTCGCCGGCGACCCGCGCACGAACCACGAGCGGATGCTCGCAGGCGACCTGTACATCGCCGACGACCCCACCATCGCCGCCGCCCAGAAGAAGGCGGTGCAGACCGCCGCCCGGTTCGCCGCCGCGTACGCCGACGACCCCGACGCCGGCCAGGCCGTCCTCGCGGAGCTGTTCGGCGGCGTCGGCGAGGGCACCCACGTGCGCGCGCCCGTCCACGTGGACTACGGCGACCGGATCACCGTCGGGGCGCGGACGTTCGTCAACATGGGCCTGACCGCCCTCGACGTCGCACCGATCACGATCGGCGACGACTGCCAGATCGGCCCGCACGTGCAGCTGCTCACCCCGACCCACCCGGTCGAGCCGCAGCCGCGCCGGGACAAGCTCGAGGCGGCGAAGCCGATCGTCATCGGCGACAACGTCTGGCTCGGCGGCGGCGTCATCGTGTGCCCCGGCGTGACGATCGGGGAGAACTCCGTCGTCGGCGCCGGCTCCGTCGTCACCAAGGACGTCCCGCCGAACGTGGTGGCCGTCGGGAACCCGGCCCGGGTGATCCGCGAGATCATCTGA
- the nrdF gene encoding class 1b ribonucleoside-diphosphate reductase subunit beta, which translates to MAEKLKLVDRVQAINWNRVEDEKDVEVWDRLVGNFWLPEKVPVSNDIQSWATLSDVEKQMTTRVFTGLTLLDTIQGTVGAVSLIPDALTPHEEAVYTNIAFMESVHAKSYSSIFSTLISTREIDEAFRWSEENPNLQRKAEIVLDYYRGDEPLKRKVASTMLESFLFYSGFYAPMYWSSRAKLTNTADLIRLIIRDEAVHGYYIGYKFQKGLEKLTEPERQELKDYTFELLFELYDNEVEYTQDLYDPLGLTEDVKAFLRYNANKALMNLGYEALFPKDETNVNPAILSALSPNADENHDFFSGSGSSYVIGKAVNTEDEDWDF; encoded by the coding sequence ATGGCCGAGAAGCTGAAGTTGGTCGACCGGGTCCAGGCGATCAACTGGAACCGCGTCGAGGACGAGAAGGACGTCGAGGTCTGGGACCGGCTCGTCGGCAACTTCTGGCTCCCCGAGAAGGTGCCGGTGTCGAACGACATCCAGTCCTGGGCGACGCTGTCGGACGTCGAGAAGCAGATGACGACCCGCGTGTTCACGGGCTTGACCCTGCTCGACACGATCCAGGGCACCGTCGGCGCCGTCTCGCTCATCCCGGACGCGCTGACCCCCCACGAGGAGGCGGTGTACACCAACATCGCGTTCATGGAGTCGGTGCACGCCAAGTCCTACTCGTCGATCTTCTCGACGCTGATCTCGACGCGCGAGATCGACGAGGCCTTCCGCTGGTCGGAGGAGAACCCGAACCTGCAGCGCAAGGCCGAGATCGTCCTCGACTACTACCGGGGCGACGAGCCGCTCAAGCGCAAGGTCGCCTCGACCATGCTCGAGTCGTTCCTGTTCTACTCCGGCTTCTACGCGCCGATGTACTGGTCCTCGCGGGCCAAGCTCACCAACACGGCCGACCTGATCCGCCTCATCATCCGCGACGAGGCCGTGCACGGGTACTACATCGGCTACAAGTTCCAGAAGGGCCTCGAGAAGCTCACCGAGCCCGAGCGCCAGGAGCTGAAGGACTACACCTTCGAGCTGCTCTTCGAGCTCTACGACAACGAGGTGGAGTACACCCAGGACCTGTACGACCCCCTGGGCCTCACCGAGGACGTCAAGGCGTTCCTGCGGTACAACGCCAACAAGGCCCTGATGAACCTGGGCTACGAGGCGCTGTTCCCGAAGGACGAGACGAACGTCAACCCGGCGATCCTCTCGGCCCTGTCCCCGAACGCCGACGAGAACCACGACTTCTTCTCCGGCTCGGGCTCCTCGTACGTCATCGGCAAGGCCGTGAACACCGAGGACGAGGACTGGGACTTCTGA